One Paraburkholderia flagellata genomic window carries:
- a CDS encoding LysR family transcriptional regulator codes for MNTRQIRHFLALLDHGSLAAAAEAVHLSQPALSRSIRSMEELLGVPLFDRTERRLRPTPYAQAYEPRARRIILDEKEGARLLALMQSGESGSLAFGMGSSLAPILLEPIMLGLMSKSPGVRLHSVIETSERLVAALLAERLDFFVGDIRVAREHADLRVIALYPCTFGWFARRGHPLAGKRKVTFDDMRAYPLIAAGYVEPSLARRLGDLYGLSTPVIDYFSVTTDDVGTVHSVLQKSDAIVALTELAIVSKLESGDAAALAVDPPLVMDLTLGIVHHAERTLVPAAQHAFEIVADCFSRVGARIAAGRATRP; via the coding sequence ATGAATACCCGCCAGATCCGGCACTTTCTCGCCTTGCTTGATCACGGCTCGCTTGCGGCCGCGGCCGAAGCCGTTCATTTAAGCCAGCCCGCACTTTCCCGCAGCATCCGCTCGATGGAAGAATTGCTGGGCGTGCCGCTCTTTGACCGAACCGAGCGCCGGTTGCGGCCAACGCCCTACGCACAAGCCTATGAGCCTCGCGCTCGGCGGATCATCCTCGATGAAAAGGAAGGCGCACGCCTGCTGGCGCTGATGCAGTCGGGCGAATCGGGATCGCTGGCGTTCGGAATGGGTTCGTCGCTCGCGCCCATCCTCCTCGAGCCCATCATGCTCGGTTTGATGAGCAAATCGCCCGGGGTAAGACTGCATAGCGTGATCGAAACATCCGAACGGCTAGTGGCCGCGTTGCTCGCCGAACGCCTGGATTTTTTTGTCGGCGATATTCGCGTCGCGCGCGAGCATGCCGATTTGCGCGTCATTGCGCTGTACCCCTGCACCTTCGGCTGGTTTGCCCGGCGCGGGCATCCGCTCGCGGGCAAGCGGAAGGTGACTTTCGACGATATGCGAGCGTACCCGCTTATTGCCGCTGGCTACGTCGAACCCTCGCTGGCCCGGCGCCTGGGCGACCTTTATGGTCTGAGTACGCCCGTCATCGATTATTTTTCCGTTACCACCGACGACGTCGGCACGGTTCACAGCGTTCTGCAAAAGAGCGACGCAATCGTCGCCCTGACCGAACTCGCGATCGTCTCGAAACTGGAATCTGGCGATGCGGCGGCGCTCGCCGTCGATCCGCCACTCGTCATGGACCTGACGCTGGGCATCGTGCATCACGCCGAGCGCACGCTCGTGCCCGCCGCGCAGCACGCATTCGAGATTGTTGCCGACTGCTTTTCCAGGGTTGGCGCGCGGATTGCCGCTGGCCGGGCCACCAGGCCGTGA
- a CDS encoding potassium channel family protein: MLHNVLAAAPAMVLCLLMQGVVVAVCLRRYAGFRRNVKGQDLLWVDVLLLVTVMLLTLLCNFAQMAIWAALFMLLGEFSDFATALYHSAVNFITLGYGDIVMSKQWRMLGPIEAANGILMFGVSTSVMTAAVMDVIKYHHARLQEK; encoded by the coding sequence ATGCTACACAATGTACTGGCTGCCGCTCCGGCCATGGTCCTGTGCCTGCTGATGCAAGGCGTGGTGGTAGCCGTCTGCCTGCGCCGGTACGCGGGCTTCCGGCGCAACGTTAAAGGTCAGGATTTGCTGTGGGTGGATGTCCTGCTATTGGTCACCGTGATGCTGCTGACCTTGCTCTGCAATTTCGCCCAAATGGCAATCTGGGCTGCGCTGTTCATGTTATTAGGCGAGTTTTCCGATTTCGCCACTGCCCTGTATCACTCCGCGGTCAACTTCATCACGCTGGGCTACGGCGACATTGTCATGTCCAAGCAATGGCGCATGCTCGGCCCAATCGAAGCTGCTAACGGCATCCTCATGTTCGGAGTCTCAACCTCGGTGATGACAGCTGCGGTCATGGATGTGATCAAGTACCACCATGCCCGGCTGCAGGAGAAGTAG